One Prosthecodimorpha staleyi genomic window, GGGCGGCGGCCGTCTGTTCGGGCTCTCCCTGCGCCGGCGCCGACAGGATCCGGAAGGCCGCCAGCAGGTCCGGCAGCGCACTCACTTCGACGAGGATCGCTTCGATCCGCGACGCGATCGCCGCCAGTTCGCCGCCGAGACCCGCGCGCCGTGCGGCGGCATAGAGCGCCGCGGCGGGGGCCGCCTCGCGACCGCGGCCGTCCTTGGCCAGCCCTTCGAGGCGACGCAGGATCTCGGTCCTGCAGACGGTTTCCAGCCGATCGCCGTCAAGCAGGCGGTCGAACAGGGCCGCCTCGACAGCCGGCCCCCAGGCATAGCTCCAGGTCTCGTGCAGTTGGGTCGACCGACGCCGTTGCCCCGGATCGGGACCGGAGATGCGGCGCGCGAAGCCCGCTCCGATCAGGTCGAGCGCATGCAGGAAACGGCTCGCGGCGCGGTGACGGGGCTTGCGCTGGAGATCGAGGACCCGGGAGGCCGGCGCGGCGCGATCGAGCGCAAAGCCGAGGGCCCGGGCTGTGGCGCGGACGTCCTCGACCAGAGGCACGACGAAACGGCCGGGCGGCACCTCGCCGATCCGGTCGCCGGTCAGATAGCCCTCGAAGGCCGCAAGCACCGGCGCGGTCCCGGCCTCGACCGCGTCCTTGACGGCGGTTGCCCGCACGGCATCGATCAGTTCGCTGCGGCCCGGACCCGGCAGTCCGCGCAGGACGGCAAGCCGCGATGCGGTCTCGGCGGCGGCCCGCAGGGTCGGCAGCCGGAACGCCGCGTCCTGCCCGTCGCGCCGCAGACGGTCGGCGAAGCCGACGAGGATGTCGAGCGCCAGTCCGTCCCATGTCGCCGTCGCATCGCTGGCGAATGCATGCGCGAGGCGCTCATAGAAGCCGGGCGACGGCAGACCGGCCGCGTAGCCGTCGGCACGGTCGAGCCGCGCATAGTCGTAGCGCACCAGCGCAAGTCGGCCGGCCGGCGACGGCTGCGATACCGGCCGGGTCTCGGCCTGCAGAGCCGGCACGTGCAGTCCGCCGACCACGACCGCGAGCAGCCCACCGGCCGCGGCGGCCTCCGCGAGGACGTGTCGCATATGCGCCTCGCGGGCGAGCCTGCCGTCGTCGGCATGCGACTGCGGCGACAGGGTTTCGCGCAGATGCCGGCAATAGGTTTCGACCGTTTGGAAGAAGCCGCGCCAGTCCCGATGCCCGATCCGGCTTTCGAACAGACGATCCCAGACCTCGTTGCCGTCGCGGGCGCCGGTCCGTTCGCAGAGTGCACGAACATAGGCGCCGGCTGTGAACGCCTCCTCCTGTGTCAGCAGGACCGGATGCCCCTCGGCTGCAGCACCAGGATCGAGCATGGCGGGATGGCGCGATGGCAGGTCGATGGCCGTCACCGGCACGCCGTTGCGGAACGCCCAGCGCAGGGCGACCAGTTCGGGCGAATGATCGCACAGCGGATAGTACGAGATCGCCTCGGAGTCGGTCCCGGACGATGTTCGGTCGGGCATCGAGACGATGGCCACCGGCGCCACGATGCGCGGGTCGGCGAGCGCCCCGATCAGGTCCACAAAATCCGCCGGTGCCTCGATCAGCAGTCTCGCGGGACGGATCTCGTCGAGCGCCACGGCCAGCATCGCCGCACAGGCGGGACTGTGATGCCGGATCGGAAAGACGACGATCTCGGCGGCGCCCTCGGCCATGCCCGGCCTCAACCGTCCTTCAGGGCCTTGGCGGCGGCGGCATGAAACTCGGCCCAGGCCTTCTGACGCTGGCCACGCGGACGGACGATCTGGTCGAGATAGGCTCTGACCTTGCGCACATCGTCCGGGTTGTCCTTCAGCACCACGCCGTGCAGCTGGCGCCCGACATGGCCGCCGTCGACCCGCCCCTGCCCGAACCAGGCGGCATCGAGGCTGGCCGCATGGGCGACGTTGACCGCCTCGGCCGTGGACATGACCGCATCCGGACGGGCGATCGGCGCACCGTCCTGGGTTCGGCCGATGCGCAGGTCCTGAAAGGCCTGGACCAGCACGTCGAGCACCTCGTCGGGCCAGAGAACCCGGGGCGCCAGGCCGGCCAGCCGATCGCCCAGCTGGCGCTGGATCAGCGCCCTCTCCAGGGCCGGGTCGGCCAGCGGCTTCACGGTCTCGAAGTTGAAGCGGCGCTTCAGGGCGCTCGACATCTCGTGGACGCCCCGATCGCGCAGGTTGGCGGTGGCGATGATGTTGAAGCCCGGCCGGGCGAAGCGGTGCGCGCCGAGTTCCGGCATGGCCATCACCTTCTCGGACAGGATCGAGATCAGCGCATCCTGGATCTCCTGCGGGCAACGGGTGATCTCCTCGATCCGCACGAGCCGCCCTTCGGTCATGGCGCGCAGCACCGGAGACGGGGCCAGCGCCCGTTCGCTCGGCCCCTCGGCGATCAGCAGCGCATAGTTCCAGCCGTAGCGGATATGGTCGTCGGTGGTCCCGGACGATCCCTGCACTGTCAGGGTCGAGGTTCCCGATATCGCCGCGGCCAGAAGCTCCGACAGCATGGATTTTGCGGTGCCCGGCTCGCCGACCAGCAGAAGCCCCTGTTCGCTCAGCAGGCTGACGATGGCGCGCTCGACCAGGCCGTCGTCGCCGAAGAACTTGCGCGACACGCCGAGACCGGGCTCGCCGAGAATGAAGCTCCGGACCGCTCGCGGGGAAAGCCGCCAGCCGTCCGGCCGTCCCCCGGTATCAGCCGCAGCCAGGCGGGCGAGTTCGTCGGCATGGCGCTGCTCGGCCGCGGGGCGCAGCATTTCGGCGGGCGGCATCAGAGCTGCACCGTGGTCTGCCATGCCGGATCGAAGCCGCGGCCGGCCGCCGCGATCGCATGATAGTCGTTCCAGGCCTCGGACATGAGCGCCGCCGGCACCGCGGACAGCAGCATCGGATGACCGTAGCGCGGACTGCCGCCGTCGGTCTTCGGCACGAAGGACAGCGACATCAACGCCGTCGTTCGGTTCTCCTCGGGCAGGGCATTGCCGGAGAACGTGATCACCACGACCAGCTTCAGCGATTCGAAATGTTTCTCATAGGTCGTGAACCAGCCGCCGTCGCCGGTCGGCCCGCGCTGATAGCCGCGCTTGGTGGCGACGCCGCGCAGCGTGAAGGCGTCGACCAGATGGCCCTCCCGATCCCCGATCGTCTTGGCCTGCGCCGCGGCCGGGTCGGTGCGCAGGATCGGCCGGCCGAACTGTACGAAGAGCGGCTCGATCGCATAGTCGGCGAGATGGCGCTGCCAGGCTTCCGCATCCCCGGGCGACATATGCAGCGGATGGGCGAGACCGACGGTGGCGAAATCCGCCGGATCGACCGGCGTGTCGGCTGCGTCGGTCAAGGTGAGATCGTCGAGCGGCCGGAACGCGGCGACGACCGCGCCGGAGGCGTCGTAACCGAGCCAAACCAACCGCTGGACCAGCCGGCCGATGACCGGGTGGCGCAGCAGGAAGCCGGTCCACTCCGCAATCGGCCAGCGGCGTTCGCAGCAGAAGGCCTCGTAGAGGCGCTGGGACTGCAGGTCGACGACCTGCCGGATCTCCTTGCGCGCCTGGGACAGCTGCTTCTTGGCGGCCGCAAGGCCCGCCTCGTCGTCGGCCGTCGCCGGCAGCCCCTGGACCGGCTTGCCGTCGGGGTTGAACAGGGCCAGCTTCAGTCCGGCATCCAGGCGTGCGCCATAGACACGGTCGCCGATCGGCAGTTCGAGGAGACCGGTCTCGTCGAGACCTCCGGTCGGCGCGGTCCGATCGCCGAGTTCGTCGCGCGTCCAGCCGCGTTCCGCGGAAATCTCGTCGATCAGTTCGGCCGCGCGCTGCTGCACGCCCTTGGTCCGGTAGCGGTTGGCGATGGCGAGCAGAAACTGCAGGGCGACCGGGTCCGGGTTGCCGGCGACGCATTCCATCAGCGCCCGGCATTGGGCGGTGCGGATATAGAACTCCTTCAGGTAGGCTTTCACGATCTGGACCAGGGTGACGCCCGGAATCCGGGCGGCGAGGCCCAGCATGCCCTTCTGGTCGATCGCCGAGCCGTAGAACTGGAACAGTTTCTCCTGCTTCAGGATCGCATAGAGCCGTTCCCGGCTCATTTCCGGCTGCCAGGAGCGATAGACCGGCAATTGGGTGTCGACCAGGGCCTCGGCATGGGCGGCGGCCTCGGCCTCGGTCGGCCGGCGCGTGTCCTCGGCGATGAAGGATTGCAGCAGGAACACCCCGAGCGCCGCCGCGCTCTGCGGCTGCATCTCGTCGAGCAGCAGGTCGAAGAGAGCGTTACCGCGCGGCTGCTTCAGCTTCACCGCGACCAGCGTCCACCAGCGCGGCACGTCCGGATCGATCGGCCGGCCGTCGCGCCAGAGCAGCGGCGGCATGACCTCGAAGCGGAGCCAGTCCGGCCCGGGCTTGGCCTGGGCCAGGCCCGCCCTGGCTTCGCGCGCCAGCGCCTCGGCCGACATGAATCGCCCGATATCGCCGCCGAGCCGGCGCAGAGCGGTCAGCAGGGCGGCGCGCGCCACCTCCGACTTCTCCTTGCCGAGCGCCGCCTCGATGACCGCGACCGCCTCCCGATCCCCGCGCGCGGCCAGCCAGGCGGCCGCGCGCGCCCGGATTTCGGCCTTGGGCGACTGAACCAGGGGACGGAGCAACGGATCCGCACCGGCGAAATCGGCGAGCAGGCTCTGTGCCAGGCTTCGCGACGGAGCCCGATCGCCGATCCCCAACTCGATCAGACGGGAAAGATAGCGCTCGGGGATTGCCGGCAGCCAGGACAGAAGCACCAGGGCGCGATCCAGGGACAGCGCCGTCTTCTGCCCGGGGGCGGCAAGGCCGAGCGCCTGATCGATGACCGCAAGATTCTCCGCCAAATAGGGCCAGAAGCGGTCGATCTGGACGTCGGCGAGATCATTGAAATTGTAGCCGTCTGCGATCAGTGCGCGCAGCGGATAGTCCGGTTCGAAGGGCAGCAGCGGCATCAGGGTCCGCACATCGGCGCCCGCCGGCGCCTTTGCCATCAACCGGCTGTCGGCAGAGAACAGCCAGGAGACAGCCTGATATCCCTGCATGCCTCTTGCGACCCACCAGCGTGCGAGATGCTGCAAGGTGAAGTCGGGCAGTTCGAAGATGCTTCTGATCGTGACGGCGGGCTTGGGAACGACGTGGCCGGACGCCAGTAGAACGGGCAGTCCGACATCCCCTTCGACGGGCTCGCCGTCCATCACGCGCAGCACGTCGTCGGCCAGTCCGGGACGGCATAGCTCCCATGCCGCGGGAGAACTGTCGCGACGGGTTTCCAACTCGCGGTTCCACTCTTCGAGATGGGCCTTGAGCGCAGCTCGTCCGGCCGCGCCGACAGGACGCTCCGGCTCGGGCGGCACGATCGGAGGGATGATCACCGTCACGCCACCGAGGCCGCGATAGGACCCGCCCCCCTCGGCCCGAACGGTCGTCTCCTCGGCGGCCTGCCCGCCGCCGGCGGCATCGAGAACCGACAGCGCCGATGTGATGGCCGCCCGCACCGGCTTGGCCTTCTCACCCTCGAGATGGCGGGACAGCAGGCCGGCGGCCTCCGCCTTCAGATAGGCCGCGGCGGTTTCGACCGCGGTCATCCGCTCTTTCTGCCCACCTTCGGACAACGCTCTGCCGATGCGTTCGCGCAGACGCTCGGGATCGGCCCCGGACAGAGCCGCCCGCGCCGCGGCGCGCACGCCCTTCGCCGTATCCTGCTGCGCCGCATAGACGAGATCGAACAGCGCCGGCTCGTTCAGGAGCCCATGGTGGCCGAGATAGCCGATCAGACTGGCGCGCGACGGTGCCGTCAGCGCCGCGATATGGGCCGGCATTGTCTCGGCGCGGCTGCGGATGAAATCGGGCAAGCCCGCCATCGTGAAAGAGTTGGCGTCGTCGCCCGGCGTGAAGGGATCGACCCCGTTGAAGACGATGTTCAGGATCGTGGCCTCGTCGATGCCGGCGGCGCGGCACAGATCCCGCAACCGCCCGCTCGACAGGCTCTCCGACCAGGGCGAGCGACGTTGCGCGCGGTCCAGCGTCGAGGACGCGCTCAGAGCGCTGCTCACGTAGGCGCGCAGCCAATCCGGCGTCGCAGGTCCGCCATGGTACCGGCGCCACCATTCATTGTGATTGAAACCCGCATCCAGGACGCGGGCCAGCCGAAAGACGATCTCCGGCCGCCAGCTTTTCGGCGCGTTCAGGAAATCGACGATCGGCACGGCCAGCAGCACCGCTCCGCTGTCAAATGGGTGCATTTGAAACCTAAGGGTGAATTTCTCCCATATGAGGCCCACCACCGCCTCGTCCTCGCCGAAGAGGACATAGCGCCGGGTCCGCTTCGGCAGCGAGGAGTCCGTGCCGGGGATCGCTCCGGCGAGCGGTTCGAAGGCGCGGAAGAAGGCTTCGAGGCTCGTCAGATCGGCCGGGTCGAGACCGGTCTCCGGCTCCGCGCGGCCCAGCAGGCGATCGATCAGACTCGGCATGACATCCCCAAAGCGAAGGCCCGCAATTCAACACTTAAACGGCGCAACCGTGCAAGTTGCATGACGGCCGTTCAGCCATGATCTGGGCAAGGACATCGGCGCCGGCCGGATCGCGGGGACGCGCGGGGCCGACGGTGGCGCCGGCCCTCGGAGAGCGGCCGAGAGGCGGCGTTGCGCCACTCCGGACGCGAACAGATCGGTCCTCCCGTCATCGGCCTCGCCGGCGGGGCTGCCCGGCAGCCGGGAAAATCGCAGCACGCTCAGGAGATGCCGGCAATGGCCGCGCCGGACGGCGGCCCAGGCTTCGCGGGTCGAACGATGCCGCTTCACCCGGCCATTTCAACTGCCGGCACAAGGCTCGGCGCCGCCGTCGATCCGCGCTCGATCAGGGTCGGGCGGAGCATGAATTTGCACCGCGTCTCCCGGTCCTGCCCCTCGCGCGTGGCCATCCGGAACAGGAAGTCCGTCGACGCCGTCGCCAGGTCCTCGACCGGCAACGCGATGGTGGTGATGCCGTCACCGCACCAGCGCAGGGTCGGCGAATCGCCGAAGCCGACAAAAGACAGGTCCCGGGGAACCGACACGCCGTGCCGGCGCACGCTGTCATAGGCGCCGATGCTGATGCGGGCGCCGGCGGTCACCACCGCGCTCGGCGGGCGGTCGGCGGCGAGCAGCCGGTCCATGGCGGCGCGGCCGAACTCGCTGTCGCAGCTGCCGGCATGGATCAGCGCCTCGTCGACCGCAATGCCGGCCTCCTGCAGGGTTCGGCGGAACCCGGCGAGCCGCAACTCCCCGGTCGAGATCGCCACCGTGGAGCCGATATAGGCGATCCGGCGGTGGCCCTGCGCGATCAGATGGCCGGCGGCAAGCCGCATCGCCTCGACATCCTCGATCCCGAACCAGTCGGAAGAGACCGCCGGGCAGTGCCGGACGAACTGGATATGGTCCATCGAGCGCATCAGCTTCAGCGTCTCCGGACGCGGGGCGATGCTCGGGATCATGATCACCCCGATCGCCCGGGCGGAGCGCAGGTTGCGCAGGTGATGCAGTTCGAGCGCCGCATCGTCGTCCGTGACGGCGAGCACGAGTTGCACGCCCCGTTCCCGGCAGCAGCGGGCGATGGCCTTGGCGGCGGTCGAATAGAGGTCGTTCTGAATGTCGGGCACCAGGAGCCCGACCATCGCGCTGGTGCCCGTCCGCATGGCCTGGGCGGCGCGGTCGACGACATAGCCCTGCCGCTCGGCCGCCGCGGCGACCCGCTCGCGGGTCTCTCGGCTGATCCGCGGCGAATCCGCCAGCGCCCGGGCGACCGTCGACACCGAAAGGCCGAGCGCTTCGGCGAGATCCTTCATCTTGACCGGTTGCTTCATCGGCAGCCTCGCGCAATCGATTGCGCATCCTTTGGTTCATTGACGACAAACTAGCAGGCAGGTCAGGCTGTTTACAGCGCAATCGTTTGCACGTACCGTCCCCTTCAGACGCTGCGACGTCGACCCGGAGTGCCGGGGGTGCGTTCGCCCTGTCCAAAAAGACCGATCGGGAGGATTTCATGGATTCGAGCTTCGGAACACCGATTTCGCGCCGGCGCCTCGGCGGCCTCGGGCTCGCGGCCCTGGCGATGCCGGGCGTGATCACTGCCGCGCGGGCGCAGCAGAAGTTCACATGCCGCATCGCCCATACCGAAGGCATCGGCACGCCGATCACGCTCGCCTTCGAGAAGTGGACCGGCATCCTCAAGGACAAGAGCGGTGGCCGGATCGACGCCCAGCATTTTCCCGCCGCCCAGCTCGGCGGCCTCGCCCAGGCGCTTGAAGGCAGCCGCATCGGCACCATCCAGGTCACGACCGCCGGCCCCGACAGCGAGGAGGCGATCGCGCCGGAAATCGCGGCCTTCGGCGGCGCGCCCGGCTTCATCTACAAGGACGAGGCCCATGTCGACCGCGTGCTGCAGGGACCGCTCGGCAAGGAGGTCTCGGATATCGCCCGCAAGAAGACCGGCGTCGAATTCGTCGCCTATGCGGAGACCGGCTTCCGCCACATCCTGTCCAAGCGTCCGGTCACCGCGCTCGACAGTCTGAAGGGCCTCAAGATCCGGGTACCCGAGCTGCGCATCTGGGTCGACTTCTGGAAAGCTCTCGGCGCCAATCCGACGCCGCTGCCCTATTCGGAGCAGTATTCGGCGCTTTCGACCGGCGTGATCGACGGGCTCGATTCGGACTTCTTCTCCGTGCTCGGCTTCAAGTGGTACGAGCAGGCTAAGAACGTCACCGTGACGGCGCATTGGTTCCTGCCCAAGGCGGTGCGGGTCAACGCCCGCTGGCTCGACGGGCTGCCGGCCGACCTGCAGGACCTGGTCCGGAGTTCCGCCCGGGAGGTGTTCGCCGAGCAGCGCGCGACCAACCGCGCCAATGCCGACAAAGCGCTCGCCGATCTCGAGAAGCTCGGCTGCTCGGTCAACCGGATCTCGCCGGAGGAACGCGCGCAGTGGGCCAAGCTGACCGCGCCGCTGTTCGATCAGTTCGGCGCCAAGAGCCCGGAGACCAAGGCGATGATCGAGAAGATCCGGCAGCTTGCCTGATCGCTTTCCACGCGCCGTCGGCCGGAGCGCACATCCGGCCGACGGCGCCCGTCTGCCCCCCATCTGCCGCCCCGCCCCGTCTGCGCCACCCGTCTGCCGCCCCCGGACTCCGCGAGCCATGGTTGCCCAAATGATGTCGGAAGATTCGCCCGTCCCGCCCGCCGCGTGGCGCGGCTTCGGGCTGCTCGACGGGGTCATCGAGACCCTCTGCGTCGGTCTCATGCTCGGCTCGGCCGGGATCGCGGTGCTGCAGGTGTTCTGCCGC contains:
- a CDS encoding DUF4132 domain-containing protein, with the translated sequence MPSLIDRLLGRAEPETGLDPADLTSLEAFFRAFEPLAGAIPGTDSSLPKRTRRYVLFGEDEAVVGLIWEKFTLRFQMHPFDSGAVLLAVPIVDFLNAPKSWRPEIVFRLARVLDAGFNHNEWWRRYHGGPATPDWLRAYVSSALSASSTLDRAQRRSPWSESLSSGRLRDLCRAAGIDEATILNIVFNGVDPFTPGDDANSFTMAGLPDFIRSRAETMPAHIAALTAPSRASLIGYLGHHGLLNEPALFDLVYAAQQDTAKGVRAAARAALSGADPERLRERIGRALSEGGQKERMTAVETAAAYLKAEAAGLLSRHLEGEKAKPVRAAITSALSVLDAAGGGQAAEETTVRAEGGGSYRGLGGVTVIIPPIVPPEPERPVGAAGRAALKAHLEEWNRELETRRDSSPAAWELCRPGLADDVLRVMDGEPVEGDVGLPVLLASGHVVPKPAVTIRSIFELPDFTLQHLARWWVARGMQGYQAVSWLFSADSRLMAKAPAGADVRTLMPLLPFEPDYPLRALIADGYNFNDLADVQIDRFWPYLAENLAVIDQALGLAAPGQKTALSLDRALVLLSWLPAIPERYLSRLIELGIGDRAPSRSLAQSLLADFAGADPLLRPLVQSPKAEIRARAAAWLAARGDREAVAVIEAALGKEKSEVARAALLTALRRLGGDIGRFMSAEALAREARAGLAQAKPGPDWLRFEVMPPLLWRDGRPIDPDVPRWWTLVAVKLKQPRGNALFDLLLDEMQPQSAAALGVFLLQSFIAEDTRRPTEAEAAAHAEALVDTQLPVYRSWQPEMSRERLYAILKQEKLFQFYGSAIDQKGMLGLAARIPGVTLVQIVKAYLKEFYIRTAQCRALMECVAGNPDPVALQFLLAIANRYRTKGVQQRAAELIDEISAERGWTRDELGDRTAPTGGLDETGLLELPIGDRVYGARLDAGLKLALFNPDGKPVQGLPATADDEAGLAAAKKQLSQARKEIRQVVDLQSQRLYEAFCCERRWPIAEWTGFLLRHPVIGRLVQRLVWLGYDASGAVVAAFRPLDDLTLTDAADTPVDPADFATVGLAHPLHMSPGDAEAWQRHLADYAIEPLFVQFGRPILRTDPAAAQAKTIGDREGHLVDAFTLRGVATKRGYQRGPTGDGGWFTTYEKHFESLKLVVVITFSGNALPEENRTTALMSLSFVPKTDGGSPRYGHPMLLSAVPAALMSEAWNDYHAIAAAGRGFDPAWQTTVQL
- a CDS encoding ATP-binding protein, producing the protein MPPAEMLRPAAEQRHADELARLAAADTGGRPDGWRLSPRAVRSFILGEPGLGVSRKFFGDDGLVERAIVSLLSEQGLLLVGEPGTAKSMLSELLAAAISGTSTLTVQGSSGTTDDHIRYGWNYALLIAEGPSERALAPSPVLRAMTEGRLVRIEEITRCPQEIQDALISILSEKVMAMPELGAHRFARPGFNIIATANLRDRGVHEMSSALKRRFNFETVKPLADPALERALIQRQLGDRLAGLAPRVLWPDEVLDVLVQAFQDLRIGRTQDGAPIARPDAVMSTAEAVNVAHAASLDAAWFGQGRVDGGHVGRQLHGVVLKDNPDDVRKVRAYLDQIVRPRGQRQKAWAEFHAAAAKALKDG
- a CDS encoding TRAP transporter substrate-binding protein, whose protein sequence is MDSSFGTPISRRRLGGLGLAALAMPGVITAARAQQKFTCRIAHTEGIGTPITLAFEKWTGILKDKSGGRIDAQHFPAAQLGGLAQALEGSRIGTIQVTTAGPDSEEAIAPEIAAFGGAPGFIYKDEAHVDRVLQGPLGKEVSDIARKKTGVEFVAYAETGFRHILSKRPVTALDSLKGLKIRVPELRIWVDFWKALGANPTPLPYSEQYSALSTGVIDGLDSDFFSVLGFKWYEQAKNVTVTAHWFLPKAVRVNARWLDGLPADLQDLVRSSAREVFAEQRATNRANADKALADLEKLGCSVNRISPEERAQWAKLTAPLFDQFGAKSPETKAMIEKIRQLA
- a CDS encoding DUF5682 family protein, whose translation is MAEGAAEIVVFPIRHHSPACAAMLAVALDEIRPARLLIEAPADFVDLIGALADPRIVAPVAIVSMPDRTSSGTDSEAISYYPLCDHSPELVALRWAFRNGVPVTAIDLPSRHPAMLDPGAAAEGHPVLLTQEEAFTAGAYVRALCERTGARDGNEVWDRLFESRIGHRDWRGFFQTVETYCRHLRETLSPQSHADDGRLAREAHMRHVLAEAAAAGGLLAVVVGGLHVPALQAETRPVSQPSPAGRLALVRYDYARLDRADGYAAGLPSPGFYERLAHAFASDATATWDGLALDILVGFADRLRRDGQDAAFRLPTLRAAAETASRLAVLRGLPGPGRSELIDAVRATAVKDAVEAGTAPVLAAFEGYLTGDRIGEVPPGRFVVPLVEDVRATARALGFALDRAAPASRVLDLQRKPRHRAASRFLHALDLIGAGFARRISGPDPGQRRRSTQLHETWSYAWGPAVEAALFDRLLDGDRLETVCRTEILRRLEGLAKDGRGREAAPAAALYAAARRAGLGGELAAIASRIEAILVEVSALPDLLAAFRILSAPAQGEPEQTAAALVGLCYRRLAASLATLSDLDGQQAIAAARGLADLAADLTDPENLAAFDRTLLTEAVLDLIDGDLPPFLLGAVAAVARVLGCLGEEAFERRVQNAFAGVYEQASERAAVLSGILAAVPRFLVGSPALIGMVDGFLARLDDVTFLAVLPELRLAFSSLNPIEIERIAALIPGLHGTSGAPDMAAGLTASELAENTAIGLRLAERWRAQGLAAWLAGEA
- a CDS encoding LacI family DNA-binding transcriptional regulator: MKQPVKMKDLAEALGLSVSTVARALADSPRISRETRERVAAAAERQGYVVDRAAQAMRTGTSAMVGLLVPDIQNDLYSTAAKAIARCCRERGVQLVLAVTDDDAALELHHLRNLRSARAIGVIMIPSIAPRPETLKLMRSMDHIQFVRHCPAVSSDWFGIEDVEAMRLAAGHLIAQGHRRIAYIGSTVAISTGELRLAGFRRTLQEAGIAVDEALIHAGSCDSEFGRAAMDRLLAADRPPSAVVTAGARISIGAYDSVRRHGVSVPRDLSFVGFGDSPTLRWCGDGITTIALPVEDLATASTDFLFRMATREGQDRETRCKFMLRPTLIERGSTAAPSLVPAVEMAG